One window from the genome of Variovorax sp. PAMC26660 encodes:
- a CDS encoding ABC transporter permease — protein MLFALIKKELLALVRDMHGLAALFLMPMVFIVLMSLTLKDIYRPPLAELSYAIDMRDTATPAKWLQQLWQRNHGAPQPLGTDWQARLRNGSLKYVIVLEPGLSQELESAALSTEARIQLLAEPGIDANLFNALRAELIGASGELKARLALAVPGTAGPASDASIQAMVRAERFSTTGPRPTSVQQNVPAWLVFGMFFVVASLSSLFVQERSSGALGRLQSLGVSRFILLASKALPYLGVNALQAVLMLAAGIWFMPLIGGDALSLVGIHWGALLLSLAAVSLAAVSLSLVLACAVRTHAQAATIGPMVNVLMAAAGGIMVPKFVMPGFMQRLVEVSPMNWGLEALLTVLLRGGGVADALPQIGRLVVFAALMFLLAVFLFRRRTSS, from the coding sequence ATGCTCTTCGCGCTCATCAAGAAAGAACTGCTCGCCCTCGTGCGCGACATGCACGGGCTGGCTGCGTTGTTCCTGATGCCGATGGTCTTCATCGTGCTGATGTCGCTCACGCTCAAGGACATCTACCGACCGCCGCTGGCCGAGCTGAGCTACGCGATCGACATGCGCGACACGGCCACGCCCGCCAAGTGGCTGCAGCAACTCTGGCAGCGCAACCACGGCGCACCGCAGCCGCTGGGCACCGACTGGCAGGCGCGGCTGCGCAACGGCTCGCTCAAGTACGTGATCGTGCTGGAGCCTGGCCTGTCGCAAGAGCTGGAGTCGGCGGCGCTGTCGACCGAAGCGCGCATCCAGTTGCTGGCCGAGCCGGGTATCGACGCCAATCTGTTCAATGCGCTGCGCGCCGAACTCATTGGCGCGTCGGGTGAACTCAAGGCGCGCCTTGCGCTGGCAGTGCCCGGCACGGCCGGCCCTGCGTCCGATGCATCCATTCAGGCCATGGTGCGTGCCGAGCGCTTTTCCACGACCGGACCACGGCCGACCTCGGTGCAGCAGAACGTGCCGGCGTGGCTGGTCTTCGGCATGTTCTTCGTGGTGGCTTCGCTGTCCAGCCTGTTCGTGCAGGAACGCAGTTCGGGTGCGCTGGGGCGGCTGCAGAGCCTGGGCGTGTCGCGCTTCATCCTGCTGGCGTCGAAGGCGTTGCCGTACCTGGGCGTGAATGCGCTGCAGGCGGTGCTGATGCTGGCGGCGGGCATCTGGTTCATGCCGCTGATCGGCGGCGATGCGCTGTCGCTAGTAGGCATTCATTGGGGGGCGCTGCTGCTCTCGCTCGCGGCCGTGAGCCTTGCTGCGGTGAGCCTGTCGCTGGTGCTCGCTTGCGCGGTGCGCACCCACGCGCAGGCCGCGACCATCGGGCCGATGGTCAATGTATTGATGGCTGCGGCGGGCGGCATCATGGTGCCGAAGTTCGTCATGCCGGGCTTCATGCAGCGGCTGGTCGAGGTCTCGCCGATGAACTGGGGGCTCGAAGCCCTGCTGACCGTGCTGCTGCGCGGTGGTGGCGTGGCCGATGCGCTGCCGCAGATCGGCCGGCTGGTCGTGTTCGCGGCGCTGATGTTCCTTCTGGCTGTCTTTCTGTTTCGCAGGCGCACTTCTTCATGA
- a CDS encoding acyl carrier protein: MNTVSAEFIASLKTMVLESVEKEAPPGGLGDDEPLFGPEARLDLDSLDALQVSMTIQQRFGVRMPDSKETRRAMTSIAHLAEHLAQAGKA; this comes from the coding sequence ATGAACACCGTTTCCGCCGAGTTCATCGCCAGCCTCAAGACGATGGTGCTCGAATCCGTCGAGAAAGAGGCACCGCCCGGCGGCCTGGGCGACGACGAACCGCTGTTCGGTCCCGAGGCCCGACTGGATCTCGATTCGCTCGATGCCCTGCAGGTGTCGATGACGATCCAGCAGCGCTTCGGCGTGCGCATGCCCGACAGCAAGGAAACGCGCCGGGCCATGACGTCCATCGCCCATCTGGCCGAACATCTCGCGCAAGCGGGCAAGGCATGA
- a CDS encoding beta-ketoacyl synthase N-terminal-like domain-containing protein: protein MSDVYLAGVGLACVLGHDMPSTLDALRRGGVPPTPVVVAEGVHWPVYTLPAQEGNWTQRLRNTLRSVVAQTGEWGARTAPLFVASSSLDIGFMEHTVQDLRLGGDLQDFAGVVAAALDWQGPVFTVSTACTSALNAVLAASDLIRGGEADEALVIGVEADNRFTVAGFGAMQLLAPDSAQPFGAGRKGLVLGEAVAALRLRAKPARWQLAGGANVVDGRNPSGTEASAVHAMCRGALAQSGLRPEDIDLIKVQAAGSPINDAIEVEALKQVFDPLPPLVSLKAAIGHTLGAAGAAELALLVGCIEGGVWPVTGYALDETLGIELSEQPPQALRNILLNVVGFGGGHASLVLRDCHA from the coding sequence ATGAGCGATGTCTACCTGGCCGGCGTGGGCCTGGCCTGTGTGCTGGGCCATGACATGCCGAGCACGCTCGATGCGCTGCGGCGCGGCGGCGTGCCGCCGACGCCGGTGGTTGTTGCCGAAGGCGTTCATTGGCCGGTCTACACGCTGCCGGCACAAGAGGGCAACTGGACACAGCGGTTGCGCAACACCCTGCGCAGTGTGGTCGCGCAGACCGGTGAATGGGGCGCCCGCACTGCGCCGTTGTTCGTGGCCTCGTCCTCGCTCGACATCGGCTTCATGGAGCACACCGTGCAAGACCTGCGGCTCGGCGGCGACCTGCAGGACTTTGCCGGGGTCGTGGCGGCTGCGCTCGATTGGCAGGGGCCGGTGTTCACGGTCTCGACGGCCTGTACCTCGGCACTCAACGCCGTGCTGGCGGCCAGCGATCTCATTCGCGGCGGCGAGGCCGATGAAGCACTCGTGATCGGTGTCGAAGCCGACAACCGTTTCACCGTCGCCGGTTTCGGCGCGATGCAACTGCTGGCCCCCGACAGCGCGCAGCCTTTCGGCGCCGGGCGCAAGGGGCTGGTGCTGGGCGAGGCTGTGGCGGCCCTGCGCCTGCGCGCAAAGCCGGCGCGCTGGCAACTGGCGGGTGGTGCCAACGTGGTTGACGGGCGCAACCCCTCGGGCACGGAGGCCAGCGCGGTGCATGCGATGTGCCGTGGCGCGTTGGCGCAAAGTGGATTGCGGCCTGAAGACATCGATCTCATCAAGGTGCAGGCTGCGGGCAGCCCCATCAACGATGCGATCGAAGTGGAGGCGCTGAAGCAGGTGTTCGATCCGCTGCCGCCGCTGGTGTCGCTCAAGGCGGCGATCGGGCACACGCTCGGCGCGGCGGGTGCGGCGGAGCTGGCCTTGCTGGTTGGCTGCATTGAAGGCGGCGTATGGCCGGTGACTGGCTATGCGCTCGACGAAACCTTGGGCATTGAGCTGAGCGAACAGCCGCCGCAGGCGCTGCGCAACATCCTGCTCAACGTGGTCGGCTTCGGCGGCGGGCATGCCTCGCTGGTGCTCAGGGATTGCCACGCATGA
- a CDS encoding N-methyl-D-aspartate receptor NMDAR2C subunit encodes MTPEALHANWTGAWHALGVASPGDALFTELQQRYSEPQRHYHTMQHLGECLAWFEREKANAEHTGEVALALWFHDAIYDVHAHDNEARSADWAHRALTDAGANEAAAARVHALVMATRHDAVPEGRDAELLIDIDLSILGAERTRFDEYERQVHAEYAFVPEDVRLPRRRTILQRFLDRKAIYATPRMHAQLEAQARINLQRSIAG; translated from the coding sequence ATGACGCCTGAAGCGCTGCACGCGAACTGGACCGGGGCCTGGCACGCGCTCGGCGTCGCATCCCCCGGCGACGCGCTGTTCACCGAGCTGCAACAGCGCTACAGCGAACCGCAGCGCCACTATCACACGATGCAGCACCTGGGCGAATGCCTCGCGTGGTTCGAGCGCGAGAAGGCCAATGCCGAGCACACCGGCGAAGTGGCGCTCGCGCTCTGGTTCCACGATGCCATCTACGACGTGCACGCGCACGACAACGAAGCGCGCAGCGCCGACTGGGCCCATCGCGCGTTGACCGATGCGGGTGCGAACGAAGCAGCCGCTGCACGCGTGCACGCCCTCGTCATGGCCACGCGCCACGACGCGGTGCCCGAAGGCCGCGATGCGGAATTGCTGATCGACATCGACCTGTCGATCCTCGGTGCCGAACGCACGCGCTTCGATGAATACGAGCGCCAGGTGCATGCCGAATACGCCTTCGTACCCGAAGACGTGCGCCTGCCGCGCCGCCGCACGATCCTTCAGCGCTTCCTGGATCGCAAGGCCATCTACGCCACGCCGCGCATGCACGCGCAGCTCGAAGCGCAGGCGCGCATCAACCTGCAACGCTCCATCGCAGGCTGA
- the mltB gene encoding lytic murein transglycosylase B — translation MRFFLSTPSRAIAAVALLAACCAWSTAAVAQKSSNGRVASNAVRGTIPYATRDDAMRFADEVAERRGLDREWVRATIGNARFLPNVPRLMLPGPVGTVKNWQTYRSRFIDPVRIAAGVRFWRANADTLARAEKVYGVPAEIIVGIIGVETIYGRNMGNFRVIDALATLSFDFPQGHPRAAEREAFFRGELESFLSTESRTSDDPLTPLGSYAGAMGMPQFMPSSIAKYAVDFDGDSRIDLVNNPADVIGSVANYFKAFGWKPGMPAIYPVHFDEARLQKALLLAPDILPTFSIDSFVAAGAVPESDGIRHKGLLALVELQNGADAPPTYVAGTRNFYVITRYNWSSYYAMSVLDLGQEVKAAMEQ, via the coding sequence ATGCGATTTTTTCTCTCCACGCCGTCCCGCGCCATCGCGGCAGTCGCCCTTCTCGCCGCCTGCTGCGCATGGTCCACAGCGGCTGTAGCCCAGAAGTCCTCCAATGGCCGCGTGGCGAGCAATGCCGTGCGCGGCACCATCCCCTACGCCACGCGCGACGACGCGATGCGCTTTGCCGACGAGGTGGCCGAGCGCCGCGGCCTCGACCGCGAATGGGTGCGCGCCACCATCGGCAACGCGCGCTTCCTGCCCAACGTGCCGCGCCTCATGCTGCCGGGCCCGGTCGGCACGGTGAAGAACTGGCAGACCTACCGCAGCCGCTTCATCGACCCGGTGCGCATCGCGGCCGGCGTGCGCTTCTGGCGCGCCAATGCCGACACGCTGGCACGGGCCGAAAAGGTGTACGGCGTGCCCGCGGAAATCATCGTCGGCATCATCGGCGTGGAAACGATCTACGGCCGCAACATGGGCAACTTCCGCGTGATCGATGCGCTGGCCACGCTGTCCTTCGACTTCCCGCAGGGCCACCCCCGCGCCGCCGAGCGTGAAGCCTTCTTCCGCGGCGAACTCGAAAGCTTCCTGAGCACCGAGAGCCGCACCTCCGACGATCCGCTCACGCCGCTGGGCAGCTACGCCGGCGCCATGGGCATGCCGCAGTTCATGCCCAGCAGCATCGCCAAGTACGCGGTCGACTTCGACGGCGACAGCCGCATCGACCTCGTCAACAACCCGGCCGACGTGATCGGCTCGGTCGCCAACTACTTCAAGGCCTTCGGCTGGAAGCCGGGCATGCCCGCGATCTATCCGGTGCATTTCGATGAAGCGCGGCTGCAGAAGGCGCTGCTGCTGGCACCCGACATCCTGCCGACCTTCAGCATCGACAGCTTCGTGGCGGCAGGCGCGGTGCCCGAGAGCGATGGCATCCGGCACAAGGGCCTGCTCGCGCTCGTCGAGCTGCAGAACGGCGCCGACGCACCACCGACCTATGTGGCCGGCACGCGCAACTTCTACGTCATCACGCGCTACAACTGGAGCAGCTACTACGCCATGTCGGTCCTCGACCTCGGACAAGAGGTCAAGGCAGCGATGGAGCAATAA
- a CDS encoding transglutaminaseTgpA domain-containing protein: protein MLKKLLQQLAALPRDARDTLFLLAVIALIVLPQAENLPWWCTAITAMVLLWRGSLAVQARPLPSRWWRVALLALTLAATYATHRTLLGRDAGVTLVVILLALKTLELRARRDAFVIFFLGFFAMLTNFFYSQSLLTAFTMLLALLGLLTALVNAHMPVGRPPLMQAARTAGWMALAGAPIMLALFLLFPRFAPLWGTPSDAMTGRTGLSNTMRVGTIAELALDDSIAARVKFDGNRAPPQSQLYFRGPVLAQFDGREWTALPSWMRGTQWSANLRVTGEPVRYEVTLEPNNRPWLLTLDAAQRAPEAPGFEVTGTPDLQWFANRPLNDLVRYRAESYTQFQSGPLKRTGGQLQAYLSLPPGTNPRTAALAAEMRNDPALHDATTQAFVQAALKRLRTGGYTYTLEPGVYGNDTADEFWFDRKEGFCEHIASAFVVLMRNLQIPARIVTGYQGGELNSVDNYWIVRQSDAHAWAEVWQEGSGWMRVDPTASVAPGRIGQMQRLVQQPGLFAGAIGAMSPTLAQNIRAAWEAVNNGWNQWVLNYTQSRQLNLLKNIGFEAPSLEDLAYVLLYLLIGASLAGAAWTLWERSRHDPWLRLLGQARARLAKSGLRLPETTPPRQMAQEADARFGPTAQAVRDWLLKLEAQRYAKATPQTLSALRREFRHLNWPAANPRG, encoded by the coding sequence ATGTTGAAGAAGCTCCTGCAACAGCTCGCAGCCCTCCCCCGGGATGCCAGGGACACGCTCTTTCTGTTGGCCGTCATCGCGCTGATCGTGCTGCCCCAGGCAGAAAACCTGCCCTGGTGGTGCACCGCCATCACCGCCATGGTCCTGCTCTGGCGAGGCAGCCTCGCGGTGCAGGCACGCCCGCTGCCCAGCAGATGGTGGCGAGTCGCCCTGCTCGCCCTGACGCTGGCGGCCACCTACGCCACCCACCGCACGCTGCTGGGCCGCGATGCCGGCGTGACGCTCGTCGTCATCCTGCTGGCCCTCAAGACACTGGAGTTGCGGGCCAGAAGAGACGCCTTCGTCATCTTCTTCCTGGGCTTCTTCGCGATGCTCACGAACTTCTTCTACTCGCAGTCGCTGCTGACCGCCTTCACGATGCTGCTCGCGCTGCTCGGCCTGCTCACCGCACTGGTCAACGCGCACATGCCGGTGGGCCGGCCACCGCTGATGCAGGCCGCACGCACTGCGGGATGGATGGCCCTGGCCGGCGCGCCAATCATGCTGGCGCTGTTCCTTCTGTTCCCGCGCTTCGCGCCGCTCTGGGGCACACCGAGCGACGCCATGACCGGCCGCACGGGTCTTTCAAACACCATGCGCGTGGGCACCATCGCCGAACTCGCGCTCGACGACAGCATCGCCGCGCGCGTCAAGTTCGACGGCAACCGCGCACCGCCGCAAAGCCAGCTCTACTTTCGCGGCCCGGTGCTCGCGCAGTTCGACGGCCGCGAGTGGACGGCGCTGCCTTCCTGGATGCGCGGTACGCAGTGGTCCGCCAACCTGCGCGTCACTGGCGAGCCGGTGCGCTACGAAGTCACGCTCGAACCCAACAACCGCCCCTGGCTGCTGACGCTCGATGCCGCGCAGCGCGCACCCGAAGCACCGGGCTTCGAGGTCACGGGCACGCCCGACCTGCAATGGTTCGCGAACCGGCCGCTCAACGATCTGGTTCGCTACCGGGCCGAGAGCTACACCCAGTTCCAGAGCGGCCCGCTCAAGCGTACCGGCGGGCAGTTGCAGGCCTACCTGTCGCTGCCGCCCGGCACCAACCCGCGCACTGCCGCGCTCGCCGCAGAGATGCGCAACGATCCGGCACTGCACGACGCCACCACGCAGGCCTTCGTGCAGGCCGCGCTGAAACGCCTGCGCACCGGCGGCTACACCTACACGCTGGAGCCGGGCGTCTACGGCAACGACACGGCCGACGAGTTCTGGTTCGACCGCAAGGAAGGCTTCTGCGAGCACATCGCCTCGGCCTTCGTGGTGCTGATGCGCAACCTGCAGATCCCGGCGCGCATCGTGACCGGCTACCAGGGCGGGGAACTCAACAGCGTCGACAACTACTGGATCGTGCGCCAGAGCGATGCACACGCCTGGGCCGAAGTCTGGCAAGAGGGTTCGGGCTGGATGCGCGTGGACCCGACCGCCTCGGTGGCGCCCGGTCGCATCGGGCAGATGCAGCGGCTGGTGCAGCAACCGGGCCTGTTCGCCGGTGCCATCGGCGCGATGAGCCCCACGCTCGCCCAGAACATCCGCGCCGCTTGGGAGGCCGTGAACAACGGCTGGAACCAGTGGGTGCTCAACTACACGCAGAGCCGGCAGCTCAACCTGCTGAAAAACATCGGCTTCGAGGCGCCCAGCCTCGAAGACCTGGCCTATGTGCTGCTCTACCTGCTGATCGGCGCGAGCCTTGCCGGCGCAGCCTGGACGCTGTGGGAACGCAGCCGGCACGACCCGTGGCTGCGCCTGCTCGGCCAGGCACGTGCGCGCCTGGCCAAGTCCGGCCTGCGGCTGCCCGAGACAACCCCGCCGCGCCAGATGGCGCAAGAGGCCGATGCCCGCTTCGGGCCCACCGCGCAAGCCGTTCGCGACTGGCTGCTGAAGCTCGAAGCCCAGCGCTACGCCAAGGCCACGCCCCAGACGCTTTCGGCCTTGCGCCGCGAGTTCCGCCACCTCAATTGGCCCGCCGCGAACCCGCGCGGCTGA
- a CDS encoding DUF58 domain-containing protein, whose protein sequence is MTPVGALRSRIDGWFLSRRPPSDTLELTQRNVYIVPTRAGWTLAATLLVLLVASINYQLNLGYLLTFLLAGSVAVGMHVCHGTLRGLAMHMVPPDAHYAGAAAVFRVVLHNARRSVRYGIGMAVRGSGQWAWTDVPAEGTSTVDIAFQPERRGLHPVPPLTAETRFPLGTFRVWTVWRPAAQMLVYPAPEAHPPPLPPGEPLSGPAAVSAALRAHSAGEYDGVRAYRRGDPLKLVVWKKAARAQATGSEDLVSRDTQQTQREELWLDAQVTGLADGEARISRLCAWVLMADRLGVDYGVRVAGRAVKPSQGEAHRRACLEALALC, encoded by the coding sequence ATGACCCCTGTCGGCGCTCTCCGCTCACGCATCGACGGCTGGTTCCTGTCGCGACGACCACCGTCGGACACGCTGGAGCTTACGCAGCGCAACGTCTACATCGTGCCCACGCGCGCCGGCTGGACGCTGGCCGCCACCTTGCTCGTGCTGTTGGTCGCCTCGATCAACTACCAGCTCAACCTGGGCTACCTGCTGACCTTTCTTCTGGCCGGCAGCGTGGCCGTGGGCATGCACGTGTGCCACGGCACGCTGCGCGGCCTGGCCATGCACATGGTGCCGCCCGACGCGCACTACGCGGGCGCCGCAGCCGTCTTCCGGGTGGTGCTGCACAACGCGCGGCGCAGCGTGCGCTACGGCATCGGCATGGCCGTGCGCGGCAGTGGCCAGTGGGCGTGGACCGATGTGCCGGCCGAAGGCACGTCCACCGTCGATATCGCATTCCAGCCCGAGCGGCGCGGCCTGCATCCCGTGCCGCCGCTGACGGCCGAGACGCGTTTTCCGCTCGGCACCTTCCGCGTGTGGACCGTGTGGCGGCCTGCGGCGCAGATGCTGGTCTATCCCGCGCCGGAAGCGCATCCACCGCCCTTGCCGCCGGGCGAACCGTTGTCGGGGCCGGCGGCCGTGTCGGCCGCACTGCGGGCCCACAGTGCCGGCGAGTACGACGGCGTGCGCGCCTACCGGCGCGGCGATCCGCTGAAGCTCGTGGTCTGGAAAAAGGCCGCGCGGGCACAGGCCACCGGCTCGGAAGACCTTGTCAGCCGTGACACGCAGCAGACGCAGCGCGAGGAGCTGTGGCTCGATGCGCAGGTCACCGGCCTGGCGGATGGCGAAGCACGGATTTCGCGGCTCTGTGCCTGGGTGCTGATGGCCGATCGGTTGGGCGTGGACTATGGCGTCCGCGTGGCAGGCCGGGCCGTGAAGCCTTCGCAAGGGGAGGCGCATCGAAGGGCTTGCCTGGAGGCGCTGGCGCTATGTTGA
- a CDS encoding AAA family ATPase — MDVAAKLATLLSQLNTVIVGKEAQVRDCVACLLAGGHLLIEDVPGVGKTTLAHALSHTFGLHFSRVQFTADLMPGDLSGVAIYDRGQQAFVFHPGPIFAQVLLADEINRASPKTQSALLEAMEEKQVTIEGETRPLPTPFFVIATQNPQDQLGTFALPESQLDRFLMRISLGYPDRAAERQLLSGIDRREMLAGLPAMLTAGELTAIQQRVQQVHAAEPLLNYVQDLIAATRSGRWFLQGLSPRAGIAVLRAAKAQALLANRNYVAPDDVQAVLPQTIAHRLTPVGDAGRGAVEQVRAMIAAVPLP, encoded by the coding sequence ATGGACGTTGCTGCGAAGCTAGCCACTTTGCTGAGTCAGCTTAACACGGTGATCGTGGGCAAAGAGGCGCAGGTGCGCGACTGTGTGGCCTGCCTGTTGGCGGGTGGACACCTGCTGATCGAAGACGTTCCGGGGGTCGGCAAGACCACCCTCGCCCATGCGCTGTCGCACACCTTCGGTTTACATTTTTCGCGGGTGCAGTTCACGGCCGACCTGATGCCGGGCGACCTGTCGGGCGTGGCGATCTACGACCGCGGGCAGCAAGCCTTCGTGTTCCACCCCGGGCCGATCTTTGCCCAGGTGCTGCTGGCCGACGAAATCAACCGCGCCAGCCCCAAGACCCAGAGTGCGCTGCTCGAGGCGATGGAAGAAAAGCAGGTCACCATCGAAGGCGAAACCCGCCCGCTGCCCACGCCCTTCTTCGTGATCGCCACGCAGAACCCGCAGGACCAGCTCGGCACCTTCGCGCTGCCCGAATCCCAGCTCGACCGCTTCCTGATGCGGATCTCGCTCGGCTACCCCGACCGCGCCGCCGAGCGCCAGTTGCTCTCGGGCATCGACCGCCGCGAAATGCTGGCCGGCCTGCCCGCCATGCTGACCGCCGGCGAGCTGACCGCCATCCAGCAGCGCGTGCAGCAGGTGCATGCGGCCGAGCCGCTGCTGAACTACGTGCAGGACCTGATCGCGGCCACGCGCTCGGGCCGCTGGTTCCTGCAGGGCCTGTCGCCGCGCGCCGGCATCGCCGTGCTGCGCGCCGCCAAGGCGCAGGCGCTGCTGGCCAACCGCAACTACGTCGCGCCCGACGACGTGCAGGCCGTGCTGCCGCAGACGATCGCGCATCGCCTCACGCCGGTCGGCGATGCCGGCCGTGGCGCCGTCGAGCAGGTGCGCGCGATGATCGCGGCCGTGCCATTGCCGTGA
- a CDS encoding histone deacetylase family protein translates to MGKTGYFTHRDFWKHDMGNGHPECPGRLDAIEDRLLLTGVGDALEQCDVPLATLEQITRAHSTAHVEHLEELHQRLVADEPAGGPDHAQVDPDTVLTRFTLLAARRAAGAAIAATDAVMAGDIENAFCSVRPPGHHACCEQAMGFCFFNNIAIAARHALDVHGLERVAIVDFDVHHGNGTENILSGDPRVLMVGFFQHPFYPYSGTEHPASNMLNMPIPAYTKGMDVREMIEAVWMPRLEEFKPQMVFISAGFDAHREDDLGQLGLNENDFAWITGRVHDVAKRHSRGRIVSMLEGGYNLDALARSVEAHIRVLADL, encoded by the coding sequence ATGGGCAAGACAGGCTACTTCACACACCGCGACTTCTGGAAGCACGACATGGGCAACGGGCACCCCGAGTGCCCCGGTCGACTGGATGCCATCGAAGACCGCCTGCTGCTCACCGGCGTGGGCGATGCGCTCGAGCAGTGCGACGTGCCGCTGGCCACCCTTGAGCAGATCACCCGGGCGCACAGCACGGCGCATGTCGAGCACCTCGAAGAACTGCACCAGCGCCTGGTGGCCGACGAGCCCGCCGGCGGCCCCGACCATGCGCAGGTCGATCCCGACACCGTGCTCACCCGCTTCACCCTGCTGGCCGCGCGCCGTGCCGCCGGCGCTGCCATTGCCGCAACCGACGCGGTGATGGCCGGCGACATCGAGAACGCGTTCTGCTCGGTGCGCCCGCCGGGCCACCATGCCTGTTGCGAGCAGGCGATGGGTTTTTGCTTCTTCAACAACATCGCTATCGCGGCCCGGCATGCGCTGGATGTGCATGGGCTGGAGCGCGTGGCCATCGTCGATTTCGACGTGCATCACGGCAACGGCACCGAGAACATTCTCTCGGGCGACCCGCGGGTGCTGATGGTTGGCTTCTTCCAGCATCCGTTCTATCCGTACAGCGGCACCGAGCACCCGGCCTCGAACATGCTGAACATGCCGATCCCGGCCTACACCAAGGGCATGGACGTGCGGGAGATGATCGAGGCGGTCTGGATGCCGCGGCTCGAAGAATTCAAGCCGCAGATGGTCTTCATCAGCGCCGGCTTCGACGCCCATCGCGAAGACGACCTGGGCCAGCTCGGCCTCAACGAAAACGACTTCGCCTGGATCACGGGTCGCGTGCACGATGTGGCCAAACGCCATTCGCGCGGGCGCATCGTGTCGATGCTCGAAGGCGGCTACAACCTCGATGCGCTGGCGCGCAGCGTCGAAGCCCACATTCGCGTTCTCGCGGACCTGTAA
- a CDS encoding mechanosensitive ion channel family protein: MNFNDFTQRLSQVDARGLAIELAALVACVALAWAICKWFGRDQPKDSIWFGERTFDGLLFPLLSLVLTDLARRVVIELQPVLVLRIAVSMFLSLVVIRLFARVLRAVFPASNLVRLIERTISWLAWIAAVLWIVGLLPPVLAELDNITLAFGKTRVSLQTIFQGVLSAGLVMVIALWISSTIEKRILREAVTDLSMRKVASNAVRAFLLLVGLLFALSAVGVDLTALSVLGGALGVGLGFGLQKLAANYVSGFVILLERSIRIGDNVKVDTFEGRITDIKTRYTLIRAGNGREAIVPNESLITSRVENLSLADRKFNITTSIVVGYESDVAQVQSILSEAAKAQPRVMTDPAPVAYLVNFAPDGLEFTLNFWIADPDKGKDNLRSAINIAILEGLRGAGIDIPYPQRVLHMASLPPGIAPAPDAVL; this comes from the coding sequence ATGAACTTCAACGACTTCACCCAACGATTGAGCCAGGTCGATGCGCGCGGCCTTGCGATCGAACTTGCTGCACTGGTTGCCTGCGTGGCGCTGGCCTGGGCCATCTGCAAATGGTTCGGGCGCGACCAGCCCAAGGACTCGATCTGGTTCGGCGAGCGCACCTTCGACGGCCTGCTGTTCCCGCTGCTGTCGCTGGTGCTGACCGACCTGGCGCGGCGCGTGGTGATCGAACTGCAGCCCGTGCTGGTGTTGCGCATCGCGGTGTCGATGTTCCTCTCGCTCGTGGTCATCCGGCTGTTTGCGCGGGTGCTGCGTGCGGTGTTTCCCGCGTCGAATCTCGTGCGGCTGATCGAGCGCACGATCTCGTGGCTGGCCTGGATCGCGGCCGTGTTGTGGATCGTCGGACTGCTGCCGCCGGTGCTGGCCGAACTCGACAACATCACGCTGGCCTTCGGCAAGACGCGCGTGAGCCTGCAGACGATCTTCCAGGGCGTGCTGTCGGCCGGGCTGGTGATGGTGATCGCGCTCTGGATTTCCAGCACCATCGAAAAGCGCATCCTGCGCGAGGCCGTCACCGATCTTTCGATGCGCAAGGTGGCGTCGAACGCCGTGCGTGCGTTCCTCTTGCTGGTCGGCCTGCTGTTCGCGCTGTCGGCGGTGGGCGTGGACCTGACGGCGCTGTCGGTACTCGGCGGCGCGCTCGGCGTGGGCCTGGGCTTCGGCCTGCAAAAGCTGGCGGCCAACTACGTGAGCGGTTTTGTGATCCTGCTCGAACGCTCGATCCGCATCGGCGACAACGTGAAAGTCGATACCTTCGAGGGCCGCATCACCGACATCAAGACGCGCTACACGCTCATTCGCGCAGGCAACGGGCGCGAGGCGATCGTGCCGAACGAGTCGCTCATCACGAGCAGGGTGGAAAATCTGTCGCTGGCCGACCGCAAGTTCAACATCACGACCAGCATCGTGGTCGGCTACGAGAGCGACGTGGCGCAGGTGCAGTCCATCTTGAGTGAGGCGGCCAAGGCGCAGCCGCGCGTCATGACCGACCCGGCGCCGGTCGCCTACCTGGTGAACTTTGCGCCCGATGGCCTGGAGTTCACGCTGAATTTCTGGATCGCAGACCCTGACAAGGGCAAGGACAACCTGCGCTCGGCCATCAACATCGCCATTCTCGAAGGCCTGCGTGGCGCCGGCATCGACATTCCCTACCCGCAGCGGGTGCTGCACATGGCATCTTTGCCGCCGGGAATCGCGCCAGCGCCCGACGCTGTTTTATAA